In Humulus lupulus chromosome 6, drHumLupu1.1, whole genome shotgun sequence, a single genomic region encodes these proteins:
- the LOC133785098 gene encoding ABC transporter A family member 1-like, producing the protein MRQGMKDKSSDAAFDWNVTGASICYLGVESICYFLLTLGLEILPSYKEWWSIKSFQHDGSSYSEPFLGSSAEKVALDFDEDTDVAMERNRVLSGSIENAIIYLRNLRKMYPGGKVAVQSLSFSVQVGECFGFLGTNGAGKTTTLSMLSGEESPIDGSAYIFGKNICSNPKAAR; encoded by the exons ATGCGCCAAGGGATGAAAGATAAATCTAGTGATGCGGCTTTTGATTGGAATGTCACTGGTGCCTCTATATGCTATCTTGGTGTTGAG AGCATTTGTTACTTCCTCTTGACACTTGGGCTTGAAATCTTGCCTTCCTACAAGGAGTGGTGGAGTATTAAAAGTTTCCAACATGATGGTTCTTCTTATTCAGAACCTTTTCTGGGATCCTCTGCAGAAAAAGTTGCTCTTGACTTTGATGAAGACACAGATGTGGCAATGGAAAGAAACAGAGTACTTTCAGGTTCCATTGAGAATGCTATCATTTACTTGCGTAATCTTCGAAAG ATGTATCCTGGAGGAAAAGTGGCAGTGCAGTCTCTGTCTTTCTCAGTTCAAGTGGGGGAATGTTTTGGCTTTTTAGGCACAAATGGAGCAGGAAAGACAACCACTCTGTCAATGCTTTCTG GAGAGGAATCTCCAATAGATGGATCAGCTTACATATTTGGGAAAAATATTTGCTCCAATCCAAAGGCAGCTCGTTAG